One segment of Paraburkholderia sp. PGU19 DNA contains the following:
- a CDS encoding response regulator produces the protein MDHILVVDDDPNIRQLLGDYLRSMGYQATTATNGAQMKQIIKTSQIDLVVLDLMLDGEDGLELTRELRRERGMPIVILSARGGLLDRILGLEMGADDYLPKPFDPRELVAKIKSVLRRARSIPGALPADAAAFVSFAGWKLDTRMKQMLSPEGVVVSLGGSDYRTLRTLLDHPNRPLSRDFLLDHVFGKERTPLDRSIDVCISRLRHHLKDAARSAALIRTVRNEGYMLVADVAFEA, from the coding sequence ATGGACCACATACTTGTCGTCGATGACGACCCGAACATTCGCCAGCTGCTCGGCGACTATCTGCGCAGCATGGGCTATCAGGCGACGACGGCCACCAACGGCGCGCAGATGAAGCAGATCATCAAGACGTCGCAGATCGATCTCGTCGTGCTCGACCTGATGCTCGACGGCGAGGACGGACTCGAACTCACGCGCGAGCTGCGCCGCGAGCGCGGCATGCCGATCGTGATCCTGAGCGCCCGCGGCGGCTTGCTCGACCGCATACTCGGCCTCGAAATGGGCGCCGACGATTACCTGCCCAAGCCGTTCGATCCTCGCGAACTGGTGGCGAAGATCAAGTCGGTGTTGCGCCGCGCGCGCAGCATCCCGGGCGCACTTCCCGCCGATGCCGCCGCGTTCGTCAGCTTCGCTGGTTGGAAGCTCGATACGCGGATGAAGCAGATGCTGTCGCCAGAAGGCGTAGTCGTGTCGCTTGGCGGCTCCGACTACCGGACGCTGCGCACGCTGCTCGATCACCCGAACCGGCCGCTATCGCGCGATTTCCTGCTCGACCATGTGTTCGGCAAGGAGCGCACGCCGCTCGACCGTTCGATCGACGTGTGCATCAGCCGTCTGCGGCATCATCTAAAGGACGCCGCGCGCAGCGCCGCGTTGATCCGCACGGTGCGCAACGAGGGCTACATGCTGGTCGCCGACGTCGCGTTCGAAGCATGA